In Halobaculum limi, one DNA window encodes the following:
- a CDS encoding type IV pilin N-terminal domain-containing protein, with product MNLHTILTEERAVSPVIGVILMVAITVILAAVVGSFVLGIGGDVQPSSPNANFQFSYATNGANYDVTATHGGGDTIPATEPVELSTANGTATFNGSVSAGSAATVADVPAGSTVRVVWRSENGEDSAVLADDEVPA from the coding sequence ATGAACCTGCACACGATACTTACGGAGGAACGAGCCGTCTCGCCAGTCATCGGCGTCATCCTGATGGTCGCGATCACCGTGATCCTCGCGGCGGTCGTCGGGTCGTTCGTCCTCGGAATCGGGGGCGACGTACAGCCGAGTTCGCCGAACGCGAACTTCCAGTTCTCGTACGCGACGAACGGGGCGAACTACGACGTGACGGCGACACACGGCGGCGGCGACACGATTCCCGCAACGGAACCTGTCGAACTGTCGACCGCCAACGGGACGGCGACGTTCAACGGGTCGGTGTCGGCCGGGTCGGCGGCGACTGTCGCCGACGTGCCTGCCGGGTCGACGGTCCGTGTCGTCTGGCGATCCGAGAACGGCGAAGACTCCGCGGTGTTGGCCGACGACGAGGTACCCGCGTAA
- a CDS encoding ABC transporter substrate-binding protein, with product MSEEDTSRRRFLQAAGSATAAVALAGCAGGGGESETTEGGMETTEGGMETTEGDMETTERPEPTTREGYLQRANRHCNEQAPWVFLHRQFSVYGQSSNIEWQPRTDERVAAYGIEPATDAGDDVVMTQSQMDSGLDPQDHRETPTDNIVLQAYEGLLERDADGAIVETLATDYQRLDETTVQFTVRDNVSFHSGDSLTPEDVAFSINRIVQEDVGIASPQVDQLIGVDGAEVASTDDRTVNVNLSGLNPIVFASFATYCDVMNKSWVESNDNAYVNQNMEGTGPFVLTNYEQGVEVAFERNDDYWQEPAAISTFTINSASEPSTRVNRLIAGESDIAVNVPPQEVSRVENNDGTSITAVPSTRVIFNAMRYDVEPFDSPQFRQAVNYAVDLDAIIENVLQTFGSATGQPTLEGFFGYNEDIDPYPRDLDRAEQLVEESGYAGAEIELVTPIGRYLKDVEIAQAVASQVNELPNVSATARQIEFSTLVSQVTTGSIEDKPHWYLLGWGNATFDAIQTIQPLLASDGSLSSYKNEELDRLLDEAQSLPSES from the coding sequence ATGTCTGAAGAAGACACTAGCAGACGGCGGTTCCTGCAAGCGGCGGGTTCGGCGACCGCAGCGGTCGCACTCGCTGGCTGTGCGGGCGGTGGCGGTGAGTCCGAGACCACGGAGGGTGGGATGGAGACGACCGAGGGTGGGATGGAGACCACCGAGGGCGATATGGAGACGACCGAACGCCCCGAGCCGACGACGCGCGAGGGCTACCTCCAGCGTGCCAACCGGCACTGCAACGAGCAGGCGCCGTGGGTGTTCCTCCACCGGCAGTTCTCCGTGTACGGCCAGTCCAGCAACATCGAGTGGCAGCCGCGCACCGACGAGCGCGTAGCCGCCTACGGGATCGAGCCAGCGACGGACGCCGGCGACGACGTCGTGATGACGCAGTCGCAGATGGACTCCGGGCTCGACCCGCAGGACCACCGCGAGACGCCGACGGACAACATCGTCCTGCAGGCGTACGAAGGACTGCTCGAGCGTGACGCAGATGGTGCAATCGTCGAGACGCTGGCGACCGACTACCAGCGCCTCGACGAGACGACGGTGCAGTTCACCGTCCGCGACAACGTCTCGTTCCACTCGGGCGACTCGCTCACTCCCGAAGACGTTGCCTTCTCGATCAATCGGATCGTGCAGGAGGACGTCGGCATCGCCTCCCCGCAGGTCGACCAACTCATCGGCGTCGACGGCGCGGAGGTCGCGTCCACCGACGACCGCACGGTGAACGTCAACCTCTCGGGGCTCAACCCCATCGTGTTCGCGTCGTTCGCGACGTACTGCGACGTGATGAACAAGTCGTGGGTCGAGAGCAACGACAACGCCTACGTCAACCAGAACATGGAGGGCACCGGCCCGTTCGTGCTCACGAACTACGAGCAGGGCGTCGAAGTCGCGTTCGAACGCAACGACGACTACTGGCAGGAGCCAGCGGCGATTTCGACGTTCACGATCAACTCCGCGAGCGAGCCGTCGACCCGTGTGAATCGCCTCATCGCAGGCGAGTCCGACATCGCGGTGAACGTACCCCCACAGGAAGTGTCGCGCGTCGAGAACAACGACGGCACCTCCATCACGGCAGTGCCGTCCACGCGCGTCATCTTCAACGCGATGCGCTACGACGTCGAGCCGTTCGACTCGCCGCAGTTCCGTCAGGCCGTCAACTACGCGGTCGACCTGGACGCGATCATCGAGAACGTCCTCCAGACGTTCGGGAGTGCCACGGGTCAACCGACTCTGGAAGGCTTCTTCGGCTACAACGAGGACATCGATCCGTACCCACGTGATCTGGACCGCGCCGAGCAACTCGTCGAGGAGTCCGGCTACGCAGGCGCCGAGATCGAACTCGTGACGCCGATCGGCCGCTACCTGAAGGACGTCGAAATCGCACAGGCGGTCGCCTCACAGGTCAACGAACTGCCGAACGTCTCGGCAACGGCCCGCCAGATCGAGTTCTCGACGCTCGTCAGTCAGGTCACCACGGGCAGCATCGAGGACAAGCCGCACTGGTACCTGCTGGGGTGGGGTAACGCGACCTTCGACGCGATCCAGACGATTCAGCCGCTCCTCGCGAGCGACGGGTCGCTCTCGTCGTACAAGAACGAGGAACTGGACCGCCTGCTCGACGAAGCGCAGAGCCTGCCGAGCGAATCATAG
- a CDS encoding ABC transporter permease has protein sequence MGYGRFLLKRGVQGVGVVWGVVTVVFILRFITPGSPIDTVAPLDASQETRQRIAEELGLNQPLWVQYLDYLWELLNGNMGYSYISSIPASVQVFQKLPATLELAVAASIVAVALSIPLGVISATRRHQPADYGATTFSLLGISTPNFWLGIMLVLVFAVEFNVFPTSGRAYGFMQTLAAITGPEPFFEVATAFVASLVLPAITLGTYFTALITRLVRSGMLDELSQGYVRATRAKGLPETLVRYKHVLRNTLVPVVTVLGLQLGTLIGGAVITEAVFAWPGLGSEIIRAINARDWPILQGSLIVIGTGFVLLNIAVDALYAYLDPRVVAE, from the coding sequence ATGGGCTACGGTCGTTTTCTTCTGAAGCGCGGCGTGCAAGGGGTCGGTGTTGTCTGGGGAGTCGTGACTGTCGTGTTCATCCTGCGATTCATCACGCCAGGATCACCGATCGACACGGTTGCCCCGCTCGACGCCAGCCAAGAGACACGCCAACGGATCGCCGAGGAACTGGGACTCAACCAGCCGCTGTGGGTCCAGTACCTCGATTACCTCTGGGAGTTGCTCAACGGGAACATGGGCTATTCGTACATCTCGAGTATCCCCGCGTCCGTGCAGGTGTTCCAGAAACTCCCGGCCACGCTGGAGTTGGCGGTCGCAGCCAGCATCGTCGCCGTCGCGTTATCGATCCCCCTGGGGGTCATCTCCGCGACGCGACGCCACCAGCCAGCGGACTACGGAGCGACGACGTTCTCGCTGTTGGGCATCTCGACGCCGAACTTCTGGCTTGGCATCATGCTCGTACTCGTGTTCGCCGTCGAGTTCAACGTCTTCCCGACGAGCGGTCGGGCGTACGGCTTCATGCAGACGCTCGCGGCGATTACCGGGCCGGAGCCGTTCTTCGAGGTGGCGACCGCGTTCGTCGCCTCGCTGGTCCTCCCGGCGATCACGTTGGGAACGTACTTCACGGCGCTCATCACGCGTCTCGTTCGCTCGGGGATGCTCGACGAACTGTCGCAGGGGTACGTTCGCGCGACGCGCGCGAAGGGGTTACCCGAGACGCTCGTGCGCTACAAACACGTGCTTCGAAACACGCTCGTTCCCGTCGTGACCGTCCTCGGTCTGCAACTGGGGACGCTCATCGGTGGTGCGGTCATCACTGAAGCCGTCTTCGCGTGGCCGGGGCTTGGCTCCGAGATCATTCGCGCGATCAACGCGCGTGACTGGCCCATCTTGCAGGGGAGTCTGATCGTCATCGGCACCGGGTTCGTCCTGTTGAACATCGCAGTCGACGCACTGTACGCGTACCTCGACCCGCGGGTGGTGGCAGAATGA
- a CDS encoding ABC transporter permease, whose protein sequence is MKIGPLTISPRTLRNLRREFQSSGLAKIGVVLVVLVMLVAVFAPMIAPHNPRTQNLDEAQLPPLGFTDTEEQTRTEMVNGSVQTVTENVTVNATAKYPLGTNSLGQDMLSRAIYGARTSLLVGFFGTVLAALLGVTVGLTAGYYRGRVDDALMRIADVSLAFPSLVLAIALIGLFSRFQADVAYAVTDPLVTSGIAGAFREAVGLPTPMPESFVLPTVVILVVGFVNWVWFARIARGEALSIREEEYVKAARALGGSDVRIVFRHVLPNAITPILVLATIQVAAIILLESALSFLGFSGTTLSWGFDIAQGRGYLSSSWWIATVPGLAIVLSVIGINLVGDWLRDALDPGIEGEGGL, encoded by the coding sequence ATGAAGATCGGACCGCTCACCATCTCGCCGCGCACGCTCCGCAACCTGCGCCGTGAGTTCCAGTCGTCTGGACTCGCGAAGATCGGTGTGGTGCTCGTCGTGTTGGTGATGCTCGTCGCGGTGTTCGCACCGATGATCGCGCCGCACAACCCGCGGACGCAGAACCTCGACGAGGCGCAGTTGCCGCCGCTCGGGTTCACCGACACAGAAGAACAGACGCGAACCGAGATGGTCAACGGGAGCGTCCAGACCGTGACCGAGAACGTCACCGTCAACGCGACCGCCAAGTATCCGCTCGGGACGAACTCGCTCGGACAGGACATGCTCTCGCGGGCCATCTACGGCGCGCGAACCTCGCTGTTGGTCGGGTTCTTCGGAACCGTCCTCGCGGCGTTGCTGGGCGTCACCGTCGGCCTGACCGCGGGGTACTACCGCGGTCGTGTCGACGACGCGCTGATGCGTATCGCCGACGTGTCGCTAGCGTTCCCATCGCTCGTCCTGGCCATCGCGCTCATCGGACTGTTCAGCCGGTTCCAGGCGGACGTGGCCTACGCGGTCACCGATCCGCTCGTGACCAGCGGCATCGCGGGCGCGTTCCGCGAGGCCGTCGGCTTGCCGACGCCGATGCCCGAGTCGTTCGTGTTGCCGACGGTCGTTATCTTGGTCGTCGGCTTCGTCAACTGGGTGTGGTTCGCCCGTATCGCACGCGGCGAGGCACTCTCCATCCGCGAGGAGGAGTACGTGAAGGCCGCCCGCGCACTGGGTGGGAGCGACGTTCGGATCGTATTCCGGCACGTCCTTCCGAACGCCATCACGCCTATCCTCGTACTCGCGACCATCCAGGTCGCGGCGATCATCCTGTTGGAATCGGCGCTGTCGTTCCTGGGCTTCTCCGGGACGACGCTCTCGTGGGGCTTCGACATTGCACAAGGACGTGGCTACCTCTCGTCGTCGTGGTGGATCGCAACCGTGCCCGGACTCGCTATCGTGCTGTCCGTCATCGGCATCAATCTCGTGGGCGACTGGCTCCGCGACGCACTCGACCCCGGTATCGAAGGGGAGGGGGGTCTGTAG
- a CDS encoding ABC transporter ATP-binding protein, whose protein sequence is MSDSSTAHDAAGVPEGHADDVLRVRDLSTRFFTEEGQINAVESVDFNVRDGEIFGIVGESGSGKSVTALSLIDLVDSPGRITSGEVWYRDADLAEEFRDSTPEAVDGEFVDTRQLPKGVRRSLRGPAFSMVFQDPMSSLNPSVTVGEQIAEAVEVQRRARSNPRRTRSRTQGYGMGRLIADTLLPNRGYTSEKSEARAIELLEQVGIPDPAERADEYPHQFSGGMLQRAMIAQALAGEPDILVADEPTTALDVTIQAQILNLLRDLQEEQDTSVVMITHDLGVIARMCNRVGVMYAGEIVERGTLSDVFETPVHPYTEGLLGSIPDLDDPAPRLQPIEGNVPSLLDDEMGDRCYFADRCPKAMTDCLQPIPEYDAEPGSDDHATRCVLAQREFSEADALPADHFDRNAEVRSDD, encoded by the coding sequence ATGAGCGATTCATCCACGGCCCACGACGCCGCAGGCGTTCCGGAGGGCCACGCAGACGACGTGCTTCGCGTCCGTGACCTGTCGACCCGCTTTTTCACCGAAGAGGGGCAGATCAACGCCGTCGAGTCCGTAGACTTCAACGTACGCGACGGCGAGATTTTCGGCATCGTCGGCGAGTCCGGGTCGGGCAAGTCCGTGACCGCCCTCTCGCTCATCGACCTGGTCGACTCCCCCGGTCGGATCACGAGCGGCGAGGTGTGGTACCGTGACGCCGACCTCGCGGAGGAGTTCCGCGACAGCACGCCCGAGGCGGTCGACGGCGAGTTCGTCGACACGCGCCAACTTCCGAAGGGCGTTCGTCGCTCGCTTCGCGGCCCGGCGTTCTCGATGGTGTTCCAGGACCCGATGTCCTCGTTGAACCCGTCGGTCACCGTCGGCGAACAGATCGCCGAGGCCGTCGAGGTCCAGCGTCGTGCGCGGTCGAACCCGCGCCGGACGCGGTCTCGAACCCAGGGGTACGGAATGGGTCGGCTCATCGCCGACACGCTGCTCCCGAATCGAGGCTACACCTCAGAGAAGAGCGAGGCACGCGCCATCGAACTGCTCGAACAGGTCGGCATCCCCGACCCCGCAGAGCGGGCAGACGAGTACCCCCACCAGTTCTCGGGCGGGATGCTCCAGCGTGCGATGATCGCGCAGGCGCTGGCTGGCGAACCGGACATCCTCGTCGCCGACGAACCGACGACGGCACTCGACGTGACGATCCAAGCGCAGATCCTCAATCTGCTCCGCGACCTGCAAGAAGAGCAGGACACCTCCGTCGTGATGATCACCCACGACCTCGGCGTGATCGCTCGGATGTGCAACCGCGTCGGCGTGATGTACGCCGGAGAGATAGTCGAGCGCGGGACGCTATCGGATGTGTTCGAGACGCCCGTCCATCCGTACACGGAGGGCCTGCTCGGGTCGATTCCAGACTTGGACGACCCGGCCCCGCGCCTTCAGCCGATAGAGGGGAACGTCCCGTCGCTGTTGGACGACGAGATGGGCGACCGCTGTTACTTCGCCGACCGCTGTCCGAAAGCGATGACAGACTGCCTCCAACCGATTCCCGAATACGACGCGGAACCGGGCTCCGACGACCACGCGACTCGCTGCGTGCTTGCACAGCGAGAGTTCAGCGAGGCCGACGCGTTGCCAGCCGACCACTTCGACCGGAACGCAGAGGTGCGCAGCGATGACTGA
- a CDS encoding ABC transporter ATP-binding protein: protein MTEEPLLKVRGLKKYYFEDDTLFDRILGNEPTSVKAVDGVDLDVHKGETLGVVGESGCGKSTTGETLLRLREATEGTVEFDGENVLEMSSDELTRFRKRAGIVFQDPFSSLDPRMTVGDIVSEGLKIHNLPEESPDDRSKREWRRDRAKELLERVGLSGDQIDRYPHEFSGGQRQRVGIARALALDPEFIVLDEPVSALDVSVQAQILNLLEDLQEEFGLTYLFIAHDLSVVRHICDRVAVMYLGEVVETGATDDIFESPKHPYTEALLDSVPRASVEEQGRRVDALSGDVPSPRNPPSGCHFRTRCPKVIQPVTVDIPQEQYRGIMDLRDRLEREGFSAESVWETLRSESDDPQSFERDRVAFKEALRGEFDLHGLSGATMDTVEDALEILANGREDEAAQRLRDGFASPCEEEDPVLTPGAHAVACHLYADEDYDTTVDPDSVSNPMSGMAPDVAATNADDGDDDADAASSAGGD from the coding sequence ATGACTGAAGAGCCACTGCTGAAGGTCCGCGGCCTCAAGAAGTACTACTTCGAGGACGACACGCTGTTCGACCGTATCCTCGGCAACGAGCCAACGAGCGTGAAAGCCGTCGACGGCGTCGACCTCGACGTCCACAAAGGCGAGACACTCGGCGTCGTCGGCGAGTCCGGGTGTGGGAAATCTACGACCGGCGAGACGCTCCTCCGCCTCCGTGAGGCGACCGAGGGGACCGTGGAGTTCGACGGCGAGAACGTCTTGGAGATGTCCAGCGACGAACTGACGCGCTTCCGCAAGCGCGCGGGCATCGTCTTCCAGGACCCGTTCTCCAGTCTCGATCCGCGGATGACCGTCGGCGACATCGTCAGCGAGGGGCTGAAGATCCACAACCTGCCAGAGGAGTCGCCCGACGACCGCTCGAAGCGGGAGTGGCGGCGCGACCGCGCGAAGGAACTGCTCGAACGGGTCGGTCTCTCGGGCGATCAGATCGATCGCTACCCACACGAGTTCTCTGGTGGACAGCGCCAGCGCGTCGGTATCGCGCGAGCGCTCGCACTCGATCCGGAGTTCATCGTCCTCGACGAACCCGTGTCGGCGCTGGACGTGTCCGTGCAGGCGCAGATCCTGAACCTGCTCGAAGACCTGCAGGAGGAATTCGGGCTGACGTACCTGTTCATCGCGCACGACCTCTCGGTCGTGCGGCACATCTGCGACCGCGTCGCCGTGATGTACCTCGGCGAGGTGGTCGAGACGGGCGCGACCGACGACATCTTCGAATCGCCCAAACACCCCTACACGGAGGCGTTGCTGGATTCGGTTCCACGCGCGTCCGTCGAAGAGCAGGGGCGTCGCGTCGACGCTCTCTCCGGGGACGTTCCGTCGCCGCGGAACCCGCCGTCGGGGTGTCACTTCCGAACGCGGTGTCCGAAGGTGATCCAACCGGTGACCGTCGATATCCCGCAAGAGCAGTACCGCGGGATCATGGACCTCCGTGACCGCCTCGAACGCGAGGGGTTCTCCGCGGAGTCCGTGTGGGAGACGCTCCGCTCGGAGTCCGACGACCCGCAGTCGTTCGAACGCGACCGGGTGGCGTTCAAGGAGGCGCTTCGCGGTGAGTTCGACCTCCACGGCCTCTCGGGTGCGACGATGGACACGGTCGAGGACGCCCTCGAGATTCTCGCGAACGGCCGCGAAGACGAGGCGGCCCAACGCCTCCGCGACGGGTTCGCCTCGCCCTGTGAAGAGGAAGACCCCGTGCTCACGCCGGGAGCACACGCCGTCGCGTGTCACCTGTACGCCGACGAGGACTACGACACCACCGTCGACCCCGACTCGGTTTCGAACCCGATGAGTGGGATGGCACCCGACGTGGCCGCGACCAACGCAGACGACGGCGACGACGATGCCGACGCCGCGTCGAGCGCCGGCGGCGACTAG
- the gfo6 gene encoding D-xylose 1-dehydrogenase Gfo6 has protein sequence MDTALAEYLDEFTRRDWQTLAPDAVDDPVRVAVVGLGWFAREWALPGIARSAFTEATVVTDIKPATVEAAAAEHDVRGVSPEEFRAGAVASEYDAVYVATPNATHLEYVRAAAQQGKAVLCEKPLESTLSRARELVDVCEDAGVQQMVGYRMQTDPAVRRLRDLLQAGVAGDVVHVHATMSQTMLGELGGDHDQWRLDPDVSGGCALMDIGVYPLNTTRFVLDADPVRVSGRTRTEHEAFAGVDEHATYTLEFPDGVDAMCTVSQNAQHASRLEVTGTDARLILDPAFYEREDRGFAVVRDGTRVDVDFEQVHQPEEEFAYFGHQLLAGESFYPDGDHALVDMAALDALYESAERGSPVTLDE, from the coding sequence ATGGACACTGCCCTCGCGGAGTACCTCGACGAGTTCACACGCCGAGACTGGCAGACGCTCGCTCCCGACGCCGTCGACGACCCCGTTCGGGTCGCCGTCGTCGGCCTCGGGTGGTTCGCCCGGGAGTGGGCGCTGCCGGGCATCGCCCGGTCGGCGTTCACCGAGGCGACCGTCGTCACGGACATCAAACCTGCCACCGTCGAGGCGGCCGCGGCCGAACACGACGTGCGTGGTGTGTCGCCGGAGGAGTTCCGTGCGGGCGCGGTCGCGAGCGAGTACGACGCGGTGTACGTCGCGACGCCGAACGCGACGCACCTGGAGTACGTGCGTGCGGCCGCACAGCAGGGGAAAGCGGTCCTGTGTGAGAAGCCGCTGGAGTCTACCCTCTCGCGTGCGCGGGAACTCGTCGACGTGTGTGAGGACGCGGGCGTGCAGCAGATGGTCGGCTATCGGATGCAGACCGACCCCGCAGTTCGTCGCCTCCGCGACCTCCTCCAAGCGGGCGTCGCTGGCGACGTGGTTCACGTGCACGCGACGATGTCGCAGACGATGCTCGGCGAACTCGGCGGCGACCACGACCAGTGGCGACTCGACCCCGACGTCTCGGGTGGGTGTGCGCTGATGGACATCGGTGTCTACCCGCTCAACACGACGCGGTTCGTCCTCGACGCCGACCCGGTCCGAGTGTCTGGACGGACCCGAACCGAGCACGAGGCGTTCGCCGGGGTCGACGAACACGCGACGTACACTCTGGAGTTTCCCGACGGCGTCGACGCGATGTGTACGGTCAGTCAGAACGCCCAGCACGCGAGTCGCCTCGAGGTCACCGGGACGGACGCGAGACTGATCCTAGACCCGGCGTTTTACGAACGCGAGGACCGCGGCTTCGCGGTCGTCCGCGACGGCACTCGCGTCGACGTCGACTTCGAGCAAGTCCATCAACCCGAAGAGGAGTTCGCGTACTTCGGGCACCAACTCTTGGCCGGCGAGTCATTCTACCCGGACGGCGACCACGCACTCGTCGATATGGCTGCACTCGATGCGCTGTACGAGTCTGCCGAGCGTGGCTCGCCGGTCACACTCGACGAGTAG
- a CDS encoding ubiquitin-like small modifier protein 1 — protein MHWRLFADLAEAAGDSEPTVDAADAETVGDALDALLDAYPALAMRVLDDDGDLAGHINLLHNGRDVREAEGLATPVDDDDELALFPPVSGGSGGKSCDGGTER, from the coding sequence ATGCACTGGAGACTGTTCGCCGACCTCGCGGAGGCGGCCGGCGACTCGGAACCGACCGTCGACGCCGCCGACGCCGAGACGGTCGGTGACGCACTCGACGCCCTCCTCGACGCGTATCCGGCGCTCGCGATGCGCGTCCTCGACGACGACGGCGACCTCGCGGGGCACATCAACCTCCTGCACAACGGACGCGACGTGCGCGAGGCGGAGGGACTGGCGACGCCCGTCGACGACGACGACGAACTCGCACTGTTCCCACCGGTCAGCGGCGGGAGTGGTGGAAAATCGTGTGACGGCGGCACGGAGCGGTGA
- a CDS encoding potassium transporter TrkA, translated as MTRFATARLPVSVSPLQSAADVFELVNLPRLVGFAAVAFLVAAIAAAVYRWYVSEPVPRGLTTLLGTATVAVYLNTVGLFSSVLPVGGVVATDPFAPMTVLRNVVSLLVAAGSTPVGRRAGDAFATNVTAVAGGDRVEGELSRFARRVGRIRPVELPDEVSDIDGYDPVDDATRERLAGETLLFPRRLSDAELRDRLVTRLKEEYGVGHVDAEFDGTDVTRLAVGRRMAGIGPTLEPSARAVAVRADPPNGAGPGDVVQVWRHPPNPDEGENARAAVDGVGAANGDEERVGIEATESDGGLEGVQAERVATAELRAVAGDVVTLAVDAADVEAFDADGTYRLVTMPRSPRTDREFASLLRLADETMAVLHVEAGSALDGATVGEVTGSVVAVESADRSVQPIPPRGYVLAADETVYLVARPETLREVERRATADAKSDTAAK; from the coding sequence GTGACGCGATTCGCTACTGCTCGCCTGCCAGTCTCCGTCTCTCCGCTTCAGTCGGCCGCCGACGTGTTCGAACTGGTGAACCTGCCGCGACTGGTTGGGTTCGCCGCCGTCGCGTTCCTCGTCGCCGCCATCGCCGCCGCGGTGTACCGTTGGTACGTCAGCGAACCGGTTCCGCGTGGCCTGACGACGTTGCTCGGGACGGCTACGGTCGCAGTGTATCTCAACACGGTCGGCTTGTTCTCGTCGGTTCTGCCGGTCGGTGGCGTCGTCGCGACGGACCCGTTCGCACCGATGACCGTCCTCCGCAACGTCGTGAGCCTCCTCGTCGCCGCCGGGTCGACGCCGGTCGGTCGGCGTGCGGGCGACGCGTTTGCGACCAACGTGACCGCTGTCGCCGGCGGCGACAGAGTCGAGGGAGAACTGAGCCGGTTCGCGCGTCGCGTCGGGCGGATTCGTCCGGTCGAACTCCCCGACGAGGTGAGCGACATCGACGGGTACGACCCGGTCGACGACGCGACGAGAGAGCGACTCGCGGGTGAGACGCTGTTGTTCCCGCGGCGACTCTCAGACGCAGAATTGCGTGACAGGCTGGTGACGCGTCTGAAAGAGGAATACGGCGTCGGACACGTCGACGCGGAGTTCGACGGAACCGACGTAACCCGTCTCGCCGTCGGTCGACGGATGGCCGGGATCGGACCGACGCTTGAGCCGAGTGCCCGTGCGGTGGCGGTCCGCGCCGACCCGCCGAACGGCGCGGGCCCCGGAGACGTGGTGCAGGTGTGGCGGCATCCGCCGAACCCCGACGAGGGTGAGAACGCCCGGGCAGCAGTCGACGGGGTGGGTGCTGCGAACGGAGACGAAGAGCGCGTGGGTATCGAGGCGACGGAATCGGACGGAGGGCTCGAGGGAGTCCAGGCGGAACGCGTCGCCACGGCAGAACTGCGGGCAGTCGCGGGCGACGTGGTGACACTCGCCGTCGACGCCGCCGACGTCGAGGCGTTCGACGCCGACGGCACGTATCGACTCGTGACGATGCCGCGGAGTCCACGCACCGACCGAGAGTTCGCGTCGCTGTTGCGACTCGCCGACGAGACCATGGCGGTCCTCCACGTCGAGGCGGGGAGCGCCCTCGACGGCGCGACTGTCGGCGAGGTCACGGGATCAGTCGTGGCGGTCGAGTCGGCCGACCGGTCGGTACAACCGATTCCGCCACGGGGGTACGTCCTCGCCGCCGACGAGACGGTGTATCTCGTCGCACGTCCAGAGACGCTGCGGGAGGTCGAACGCCGCGCGACCGCCGACGCGAAGAGCGATACCGCGGCGAAGTGA
- a CDS encoding potassium channel family protein, with the protein MVELSLPVQVLLGVYLGLLTGIVPALVAWTLGFVFKYFTGVSIPGFGVVVLALAIAGVNGGLLALNDQTIRDSANGTALLIAIIVVLMVSLYAHAKGDAMGASLPKRLTLKRLTERTLATDVVDLANGRGQVHVTVVGEVGDIEGYPALGTDLRAAVRAFEDDFQADLLLSELETAVGERLRSEFDLSEVTVRLDERGKATVAAAPPLAGVSKRVPNGKRAVSVDALLPTGLARGDEVTVFTDAGDSFDGTVVAAKSREKSDGKPAATDGGTDVPSVPASPTTAGGDGRLTLAVDRSTAKTLLGASVRRVVVRSRGTRREFELVSLLRRAGKRFRRVSVRSSGPLDGVSLREAAVRDEYGVAVLAVRHDGRWRLAPDGAVRPAANDDLILVGTHSDLDRFTQEVAA; encoded by the coding sequence ATGGTCGAACTCTCGCTCCCGGTCCAGGTCTTGCTCGGGGTGTATCTCGGGCTGCTCACCGGGATTGTCCCGGCGCTCGTCGCGTGGACGCTGGGATTCGTCTTCAAGTACTTTACCGGGGTGTCGATACCCGGATTCGGTGTTGTCGTCCTCGCGCTGGCCATCGCCGGTGTCAACGGGGGCTTGCTCGCCCTCAACGATCAGACGATCCGCGACTCAGCGAACGGCACCGCCCTGCTCATCGCGATCATCGTCGTGTTGATGGTGTCACTGTATGCGCATGCGAAAGGCGACGCGATGGGTGCGTCGCTTCCGAAGCGACTGACGCTCAAGCGACTCACCGAGCGAACCCTCGCGACGGACGTTGTCGACCTCGCGAACGGGCGGGGGCAGGTCCACGTCACCGTCGTCGGCGAGGTGGGCGACATCGAGGGGTACCCGGCACTCGGTACCGACCTCCGCGCGGCGGTCCGAGCGTTCGAGGACGACTTCCAAGCCGACCTGCTGCTCTCGGAACTGGAGACGGCCGTCGGGGAGCGACTCCGTTCGGAGTTCGACCTCTCGGAGGTGACCGTCAGACTCGACGAACGCGGGAAGGCGACCGTCGCCGCCGCGCCGCCGCTTGCGGGCGTCTCGAAGCGCGTTCCGAACGGGAAGCGCGCCGTCTCCGTCGACGCACTCCTTCCGACGGGGCTGGCACGCGGCGACGAGGTAACGGTGTTCACCGACGCTGGGGACTCGTTCGACGGGACCGTCGTCGCCGCGAAGAGTCGGGAGAAGTCGGACGGTAAGCCTGCTGCGACCGACGGCGGAACCGACGTTCCCTCAGTTCCAGCGTCGCCGACGACGGCAGGGGGAGACGGGCGACTCACCCTCGCCGTCGACCGCTCCACCGCGAAGACGTTGCTCGGTGCGTCGGTCCGCCGGGTCGTCGTCCGCTCGCGCGGCACGCGCCGGGAATTCGAGTTGGTGTCGTTGCTCAGACGGGCTGGCAAGCGGTTTCGTAGGGTATCGGTCCGCAGTAGCGGACCACTCGACGGCGTGAGTCTGCGAGAGGCGGCCGTGCGCGACGAGTACGGCGTCGCCGTGCTCGCCGTTCGACACGACGGTCGCTGGCGACTCGCGCCCGACGGTGCTGTTCGTCCAGCGGCGAACGACGACCTCATACTCGTCGGGACGCACAGCGACCTCGACCGATTCACGCAGGAGGTGGCGGCGTGA